A segment of the Carya illinoinensis cultivar Pawnee chromosome 1, C.illinoinensisPawnee_v1, whole genome shotgun sequence genome:
ACCGAGTTTCCATCTGTTTGGGTTCATAATGTGTGTAGCAGCTACGGCTGCGAGGGCGCTTAAATCTGTTCTACAAGGGATTTTGCTGTCTTCTGAAGGGTAAGGAACTCTTATGCATCCATCATCTCGAGACTGAAGTTGATGGGATAAAACTTTGTTCTGTATTTGGGCTTTTGGAAATTTAAAGTTTGGattattttaaaactaaaaagggTACTGAGAGGCCTGCAATATTATTTTAGGGAGAAGCTGAATTCTATGAACCTCCTGCTTTACATGGCTCCAATAGCTGTTGTCTTTCTGCTACCCGCAACACTTATTATGGAAGAAAATGTGGTTGGCATCACCCTGGCTCTAGCTAGAGACGATATAAAGATCATATGGTACTTACTATTCAATTCGTCGCTGGCATATTTTGTGAACCTGACCAACTTTTTGGTCACAAAACACACCAGTGCTCTCACTCTCCAGGTATGGCCTCTTAAATACGGACTAATTTCCATTTGTTATcctgcattttaatttttatggttgCAGTTAGTTACTTGTATTGTCCTTGAGCTGTTAGAAATCAATATTCTCCTTGGCTATGTAGTTATGACTGTTTAGGAGGAATGATCTTTACTTTGCCAATCACCAAAATTTAGCTGCTCCATTGCCAATAAGATATTTCCTATTGGGATGCCTTGGATATTTGCAAAATCCATGAGTGATATGCTCGGAAATTGGTGAGAAATTACAATGGATTTATGTTATTACCTCGAGATCATCTCCTCATGCAACTTGTGGTGGTTATGGAAGGAGTTAACAGTTGAATATAAGCAGTTCTCTCTTATGTTGGTGCCCATAGAAACTCAATTGCAGCAATTTGTTATAAGTTATAACcatcatttttgtatttttgaaaaagtatggAGATAATAGGGATATTAATAAGTTGGAGCTCTGGGCGCCAATCAAGACCGTGGTGAAAGAATCATCTAAGATGGTTTTGCTCATGGATGATGGGATGCAATAGATTGGTACCATTGAGGGGGGTGCTTTGGTTTAAGCCAAAGGCAGCTCTTGGAAGGATGGTTAAAATTATGTGGGTTGAAGATGCAGGGAACAAAGTCCATGTCCCCAAATTCCAAGTGAGGAGGATAGTGCTTTTACAGACTTTGTAGATCTCATGTGGTATAGCTTTACGTTGGCTATTTTTGACTACTGAATCTTACTTATTCAGAGCATAAAAGCTTGCTGATAACTCACTTTAAAAATGTTTAGCAGTATGTTTTGCCCTAAAGCTGTCCCAGCCACATTGTTCAGTTACCCTTGTTCAATCTTGCTGCCccgtttatttttgtttcaaggGGCTCAATGCATATAATATGCAATGTTgccttatttttcctttcatttattGCTTCTATATGATTTGGAAGTTTGAACTATGTAAAACGAGAGTCCTTGGTTGCTTCAGGTACTGGGAAATGCAAAAGGAGCTGTTGCTGTGGtggtttcaattttaattttcagaaatcctgtCTCGGTTACTGGAATGCTCGGTTACTCGCTCACAGTCTTTGGAGTTATACTGTACAGTGAAGCCAAGAAACGAAGCAAATGATATCATTATGGGAGAGGATGAAGTGGATGTTCctatattttgattttctaaAAGCAAGTATAGCATCAACGCCCGTGGAGGGGGGGGATTTGGGCCACATGCTAACAGTTGGTAGCATGAGCAGTATATTGCCCTCTAATTTTTGCCTGGAAGCCCAGAGATTGGCTTCCACTTGTATCAGCAACAACCCAGATTAGCCAAAAAGTAGAAAAGTTCAATAAGTGACTTATATGCATCTATTACTCCCTGTTTGGGGTTTTGGAatgcctttttgttttttgtttctttttttaaattattgactATTATTATTCTTTCAGGAAATGGCTGTAGATTGGGTCTATACACAATCGATATGTTAATTAACATTTCACAtatattgattaattaatgaaaatCATTCATTATCTTGCCATTCTGCACTTATACATCGCTGCATTTAAGGAATTTCTTCTAAATACATAGCGCACAAGGATATCAAATACACGTGAGTATACAAACATGAAAATTAACCAAGAACCAGTCCACAGTGAGATTTGGCGATGCAAAGACGGTGATTAGAGCTTTTTTCTCCGGAAAAGTCAACAAAGGACGCCATGGGACGTTAAGATGCATGCCCGGGTCAAAGTAAAGGGGAACTGAATGACTTGAAGTGAAAGAGAGAACCAAAATCAGAATGCATGATATCACTTTCAGAGGACCAGGTCAACCATACCCTTtataaaaataaggaaaattttatgtgtaatcaTTTTTGCAgactcctttgtgcactccagtgatatgattggttgtgtattaaaaaaaaagttaatccagctaatcatatcagtggagtgtgcagggagtgcgcaaaaatgactgtatgtagcattactctaaaaATAATAGTGTGGCAAAAATCTAACCATTGAATTAGGTAGGCATTGATACGTTAGATGTTAAGAGGCAATAACACCAGATGaactactcatcatccataagATCGGCTTCGACCTTGGTTTCCACCGCCATGCTTTCCACTTGAGGCTCCCTCTCCTCTTCGGACTTGATCTCCAATTTAGGTTTGGTCTCTACTTTAGGCTTGGCCTCCACTTTGCGCTTGGTTTCCGCTTTAGGCCTGATGTCAACTTGAGGCCTGGTTTCAACTTGAGTTTcgatctcatcttcttctaatttGGGAGCCAAGTAAAATCTTATGTAACCCATCTCCGCCACTTTGTACTCAACTA
Coding sequences within it:
- the LOC122291733 gene encoding probable sugar phosphate/phosphate translocator At3g11320, producing MKGSSRFFTIGLVASWYSSNIGVLLLNKYLLSNYGFKYPIFLTMCHMTACSLLSYIAIAWMKVVPMQTIRSRVQFFKISALSLVFCISVVFGNVSLRFLPVSFNQAIGATTPFFTAVFAYLMTLKREAWLTYVTLIPVVTGVIIASGGEPSFHLFGFIMCVAATAARALKSVLQGILLSSEGEKLNSMNLLLYMAPIAVVFLLPATLIMEENVVGITLALARDDIKIIWYLLFNSSLAYFVNLTNFLVTKHTSALTLQVLGNAKGAVAVVVSILIFRNPVSVTGMLGYSLTVFGVILYSEAKKRSK